The Candidatus Omnitrophota bacterium genomic interval CGCCCGAATATTGGGCCCCGCAGGTGTGGGCATAATATCTGATATAATCAAGCACTTCCTTATCCATGCCGCTTCCCGAAGATACGACTCCGGATATATATTTCCCCAACAGCCTCTTACAGTGGATAAAATGCGCCGAGCGGTCAAAAAGCGCCTTCATTGAAGCCGTGACCTGATTTATATAATTCGGCGAAGCCAATATTATGCCGTCGGCGTCAAGCATCTTCTGCAATACTCGGCCGACATCGTCCTTTATAGGGCAATTCATGATCTTTTTGTGACATTTTTCAAGATGCCTGCAAAATTCTACCTTGAGGTCACACAGGTGGATGATCTCATGCTTTACATCCTGGCCCAGAAGGCCTTTCAGGGCCTCTTTCGCCAGGAAAAATGTCCGGCTTTTTTCTTTATTGGGGCTTGAGGAGATAAGTAATATTTTTACCATCTATTTCTTGCCGCCTCCCTATTCACCTATAATTTTAACCAGCACCCTTTTCTTGCGCTGACCGTCAAATTCACCGTAGAAGATTTGTTCCCACGGTCCAAAATCAAGCTTGCCGTCTGTTACTGCCACGACGACCTCCCTGCCCATAATGGTCCTCCTTATATGGGCCTCGCCGTTATCTTCGCCCGTCATATTATGCCTGTATTTGTCTATACCGTGAGGCGCCAATTTTTCAAGAAAAACGCGAAAATCCTCGTGCAGGCCGCTTTCATCGTCGTTTATAAATACGCTCGCCGTTATATGCATGGCATTTACAAGCAAGAGGCCTTCTTTTATGCCGCTTTTCGCGAGTACCTCTTCCACCTGAGGAGTTATATTAACAAATTCCTCTCTCTTCTTCGTATTGAACCATAAATATTGGGTA includes:
- a CDS encoding flavodoxin family protein, whose product is MVKILLISSSPNKEKSRTFFLAKEALKGLLGQDVKHEIIHLCDLKVEFCRHLEKCHKKIMNCPIKDDVGRVLQKMLDADGIILASPNYINQVTASMKALFDRSAHFIHCKRLLGKYISGVVSSGSGMDKEVLDYIRYYAHTCGAQYSGGVSSAASAVKGKAGEALELGRKMISDIKEKRAYPDQIDAIEKGKQHFSGVMKARKDYWKEEYQYWIDKGWLGGIENNVKIKED
- a CDS encoding secondary thiamine-phosphate synthase enzyme YjbQ gives rise to the protein MKSHTQYLWFNTKKREEFVNITPQVEEVLAKSGIKEGLLLVNAMHITASVFINDDESGLHEDFRVFLEKLAPHGIDKYRHNMTGEDNGEAHIRRTIMGREVVVAVTDGKLDFGPWEQIFYGEFDGQRKKRVLVKIIGE